One Carassius carassius unplaced genomic scaffold, fCarCar2.1 SCAFFOLD_105, whole genome shotgun sequence genomic window carries:
- the LOC132137541 gene encoding SID1 transmembrane family member 2-like, with translation MCLRVLMTCHMTHSVNTAARERARADRISVKHHHELTAIHGESDITPTHRLSLSQADDGSRMLGFFCGSVRFCPVLLVLMLAVCGGNVVIQRDAQFDMTYDDTVTSDNQTIYSYNHTVSRNKTEGVRVSVELLSESAPSPVLFVVRQKQAVLSFQVPLILRGLYQRKYQYTQVGRTLCQPPTKALAETQFFFVDVSTLSSAGIHYQLRVSRVDSFTLQTDKKFSFNATPSQPQFFKYVFPDGVDTVIVKVNSQKNFPCSVMSIQDIQCPVYDLDNNVAFIGMYQTMTTTAAITVQRKDFPSNSFYVVVVVKTEDEACGGPLRFYPLLPDELLDAGNRSKTLDVIVSPAINSEVYVMGMLFCLGIFLSFYLLTFLVACVESKRMNRKREGLLNADASPAETASLLGKASVSPYEYGSFADNGSTLSSEAVPDSLASTDGNYGCMDRSLESVARSRQESLSSVEEDDYDTLVDIDSDKNIVRTKKFLCVSDLARKDKRILSKKYQIYFWNIVTIAVFYALPVIQLVITYQTVVNVTGNQDICYYNFLCAHPLGALSSFNNILSNLGYVLLGLLFLLIILQRDILHKRALERNDSTALECGIPKHFGLYYAMGTALMMEGLLSACYHVCPNYTNFQFDTSFMYMIAGLCMLKLYQKRHPDINASAYSAYACLAAVIFFSVLGVVFGKGNTAFWIVFSVIHILATLLLSTQLYYMGRWRLNSGILRRMLYVIYTDCIQQCSGPMYIDRMVLLVMGNLVNWSLAAYGLIKRPNDFASYLLAIAICNLLLYFTFYIIMKLRSGERIQCLALVCVLFTAVVWAFALFFFLQGLSTWQKTPAESREHNRECILLSFFDDHDIWHFLSSIAMFGSFLVLLTMDDDLDTVQRDKIYVF, from the exons ATGTGCTTGCGCGTGCTTATGACGTGTCACATGACGCACAGTGTCAACACAGCAGCGCGAGAGCGAGCGCGAGCGGACCGGATCTCCGTTAAACATCACCACGAGCTGACCGCGATACACGGTGAGTCTGACATCACACCGACACACCGCTTATCACT TTCTCAGGCTGATGACGGTTCCAGGATGCTGGGGTTCTTCTGCGGTTCCGTCCGATTCTGTCCGGTCCTGCTGGTCCTGATGCTGGCGGTCTGCGGCGGTAACGTGGTCATCCAGAGAGATGCTCAGTTCGACATGACGTATGACGACACGGTCACCAGCGACAACCAGACCATCTACTCCTACAACCACACCGTCTCCAGAAACAAG acggAGGGTGTGCGTGTGTCCGTGGAGCTGCTGTCCGAGAGCGCTCCGAGTCCGGTTCTGTTCGTGGTCCGACAGAAACAGGCCGTCTTGTCCTTCCAGGTCCCCCTCATCCTCCGAGGCCT gtATCAGAGGAAGTATCAGTACACACAGGTGGGTCGTACGCTGTGTCAGCCGCCCACTAAAGCCCTGGCAGAGACACAGTTCTTCTTCGTGGACGTGTCGACTCTGTCCAGCGCTGGGATCCACTATCAGCTGCGGGTCAGTCGTGTGGACAGCTTCACGCTGCA GACAGACAAGAAATTCAGCTTCAACGCGACGCCGTCCCAACcacag ttcttTAAGTACGTGTTTCCTGATGGTGTGGACACAGTAATCGTGAAGGTGAACTCACAGAAGAACTTCCCCTGCTCAGTCATGTCAATACAGGACATccag TGTCCGGTTTATGATCTGGATAATAATGTGGCGTTCATTGGAATGTATCAGACTATGACCACCACAGCTGCCATCACAgtgcag AGGAAGGATTTCCCCAGTAACAGTTTCtatgtggtggtggtggtgaagaCTGAAGACGAGGCGTGTGGAGGACCGCTGCGATTCTACCCGCTCTTACCCG ATGAGCTGCTAGATGCTGGGAATCGCAGTAAAACTCTGGATGTGATTGTTTCTCCTGCCATTAACT CGGAGGTGTATGTGATGGGGATGCTCTTCTGTCTGGGGATCTTCCTGTCCTTCTATCTGCTCACGTTTCTGGTGGCGTGTGTGGAGAGTAAGAG GATGAACAGGAAGAGGGAGGGGCTTCTGAATGCTGATGCCTCACCTGCAGAGACAG CATCTCTTTTGG gaaagGCTTCAGTGTCTCCGTATGAATACGGTTCATTTG CTGATAACGGCAGCAcactgagctctgaagctgttcCTGACAGTTTAGCATCCACCGATGGGAACTACGGATGCatgg ATCGTTCTTTAGAGAGTGTAGCCCGCAGTCGCCAGGAGTCTCTGAGTTCAGTGGAAGAGGACGATTACGACACGCTGGTCGACATCGACTCGGACAAAAACATCGTCCGTACGAAG AAGTTCCTGTGCGTCTCTGATCTCGCTCGTAAAGACAAACGCATCCTCAGCAAGAAATACCAGATCTACTTCTG gAACATCGTTACGATCGCCGTGTTTTACGCTCTTCCTGTCATTCAGCTGGTTATCACCTATCAGACG GTTGTAAATGTCACTGGAAACCAAGACATCTGCTATTATAACTTCCTGTGTGCACACCCTCTGGGAGCTCTAag CTCCTTCAATAACATCCTGAGTAACCTGGGCTATGTGCTGCTGGGACTGCTGTTCCTGCTCATCATCCTGCAGAGAGACATCCTTCACAAACGTGCGCTCGAGCGCAACGACAGCACAGCGCTG GAGTGTGGCATTCCCAAGCACTTCGGCCTGTATTACGCCATGGGCACGGCTCTGATGATGGAGGGGCTGCTCAGCGCCTGCTACCACGTCTGTCCCAACTACACCAACTTCCAGTtcg acacGTCGTTCATGTACATGATTGCTGGACTGTGTATGTTGAAGCTGTATCAGAAGAGACACCCGGACATCAATGCCAGTGCGTACTCCGCTTACGCTTGTCTGGCTGCCGTCATATTCTTCTCTGTGCTGGGGgtg GTGTTTGGTAAGGGTAACACAGCCTTCTGGATCGTTTTCTCTGTCATACACATCCTGGCCACACTGCTGCTGAGCACACAGCTCTACTACATGGGCCGCTGGAGACTca actcGGGGATCTTGCGCAGGATGTTGTATGTGATCTACACTGACTGTATTCAGCAGTGCAGTGGACCCATGTACAtc gatcGAATGGTTCTGCTGGTGATGGGAAACCTTGTGAACTGGTCTCT ggcggCGTACGGACTCATCAAACGACCCAATGACTTCGCCTCGTACCTGCTGGCCATCGCTATCTGTAACCTGCTGCTCTACTTTACCTTCTACATCATAATGAAG CTGCGCAGCGGAGAGAGGATCCAGTGTCTGGCTCTGGTGTGTGTTCTCTTCACCGCTGTGGTCTGGGCTTTCGctctcttcttcttcttacaGGGTCTCAGCACATGGCAG AAAACTCCAGCGGAGTCTCGTGAGCACAACCGTGAGTGTATCCTGCTCTCCTTCTTTGACGATCATGACATCTGGCACTTCCTGTCCTCCATCGCCATGTTCGGTTCCTTCCTG GTTCTGCTCACGATGGACGACGACCTCGACACGGTTCAAAGAGACAAAATCTACGTCTTCTGA